One stretch of Streptomyces sp. 135 DNA includes these proteins:
- a CDS encoding MFS transporter — translation MPSRFASWKAYFALPPTRPQRILVGFIAVDSFGSGLYLTAGLLYLTRSLGLPAAQVGLALSVAGLIALPSGMVVGKLADRFGPRGLTAALLICEGLATLSLTVVRSVPLLAVAATVTAIGMQGGRALRGVLMARAGGEDRLRLRAYSRAAANLAIALGAALAGVAVQVDTREAYLAVIIADTATFFVAALLVRGLPAYAPLPAPPGASKLSVLRNRPFLGVTALNGLMTLQYGVLMVAMPLWVVERTNAPRAMVAATLLLNTLLVVLLQVRVGQRVVDVRAGTRTMRLAGFTFLAACVGFSATGELAPWAAAAALLGLTALLTLGELWHAAASFELSYHLAPEHAHGEYQGVFSLGVSASQAVTPGLLTWLCLDLAPGGWWVLGLVLAATGLLTGPAARLAARHLAGRREVASG, via the coding sequence GTGCCGAGCAGGTTCGCATCGTGGAAGGCGTACTTCGCGCTGCCGCCGACCCGGCCGCAGCGCATCCTGGTCGGCTTCATCGCCGTCGACTCCTTCGGCTCCGGCCTCTACCTCACCGCCGGACTGCTCTACCTGACCCGCAGCCTGGGCCTGCCCGCCGCGCAGGTCGGCCTCGCCCTGTCGGTCGCCGGACTGATCGCCCTGCCGTCCGGCATGGTCGTCGGCAAGCTCGCGGACCGCTTCGGGCCCCGGGGCCTGACGGCGGCCCTGCTGATCTGCGAGGGCCTCGCCACGCTCTCCCTGACGGTGGTCAGGTCGGTGCCGCTGCTCGCGGTGGCGGCCACGGTCACCGCCATCGGCATGCAGGGCGGACGGGCCCTGCGCGGAGTGCTGATGGCGCGGGCGGGCGGCGAGGACCGGCTCAGGCTCCGCGCGTACTCACGGGCCGCCGCGAACCTCGCCATCGCCCTGGGCGCGGCCCTGGCGGGCGTGGCCGTGCAGGTGGACACCCGTGAGGCGTACCTGGCGGTGATCATCGCCGACACCGCGACGTTCTTCGTGGCCGCGCTGCTGGTGCGCGGGCTGCCCGCCTACGCCCCGCTGCCCGCGCCGCCGGGCGCGTCGAAACTGTCGGTGCTGCGCAACCGCCCCTTCCTCGGCGTCACCGCCCTCAACGGCCTGATGACCCTCCAGTACGGCGTGCTGATGGTCGCGATGCCGCTGTGGGTGGTGGAGCGGACGAACGCGCCGCGCGCCATGGTCGCGGCCACCCTGCTGCTCAACACCCTCCTCGTGGTGCTCCTCCAGGTGCGCGTCGGGCAGCGCGTCGTCGACGTCCGCGCGGGCACCCGGACCATGCGGCTCGCCGGATTCACGTTCCTCGCCGCCTGCGTGGGGTTCTCCGCCACGGGGGAGCTCGCGCCGTGGGCCGCGGCGGCGGCGCTGCTCGGCCTGACGGCGCTGCTCACCCTGGGCGAACTGTGGCACGCCGCCGCATCGTTCGAACTCTCGTACCACTTGGCGCCCGAACACGCCCACGGCGAGTACCAGGGTGTCTTCTCCCTCGGGGTGTCCGCGTCGCAGGCGGTCACCCCGGGCCTGCTGACGTGGCTCTGCCTGGACCTCGCGCCGGGCGGCTGGTGGGTGCTCGGCCTGGTCCTCGCGGCGACCGGACTGCTCACGGGCCCTGCGGCGCGGCTGGCCGCGCGTCATCTGGCCGGGCGGCGGGAGGTGGCGTCGGGCTGA
- a CDS encoding amino acid adenylation domain-containing protein, protein MPPGPAAPPTETAAPRDVVHAVRAYAAEEPDRPAVKDAGTSLSYAQLLARVETSAGYLVRAGVTPGDRVGIHLPNSAEYIVAILACMTVGAVFVPIPYGDPEERIRGIAGDCDVTLTVVPTGHAVSEAARRALRPVGVGEWADAEDTGDVENTEGYRGDRDGEDIVYLVYTSGTTGRPKGVMVRRAGLRNFVANTVEVFELTRKTRALCVSPFHFDGAFGSIFSVLSVGGSLVVAGHGPLLPGDFFRLLLSEGITHTSFSPSLLRLLTSGRDLPRLAESRLRTVGLGGEDCTPQQIAKLLEHRPGLRVFNRYGPTETTVVVATHLITREWCASGRKIPLGAPDHGVGFHLVDAEGNLVTEPDTPGELCVSGVQVMAGYWGAPEVTRQVLRDDLVPGTTVYRTGDLVRRTPDGLYVYLDRADNVVKRNGNRISMTEVTAALLDVPGVEDAVALVDRPDGRTLIRAFVVAPGLDAAPVRKELLLRVPAYMSPDSLHVVAELPRLSGGKPDARRLRALL, encoded by the coding sequence ATGCCGCCAGGCCCCGCCGCACCACCCACAGAGACCGCCGCGCCCCGTGATGTGGTCCACGCCGTTCGCGCGTACGCCGCCGAAGAGCCGGACCGGCCCGCGGTCAAGGACGCCGGAACCTCGCTGTCGTACGCCCAACTGCTCGCCCGCGTCGAGACGTCGGCGGGTTACCTCGTCCGCGCGGGCGTCACGCCCGGTGACCGCGTGGGCATCCACCTGCCCAACTCCGCCGAGTACATCGTCGCCATCCTCGCCTGCATGACGGTGGGCGCGGTCTTCGTGCCCATCCCGTACGGCGACCCCGAGGAGCGCATCCGAGGGATCGCCGGGGACTGCGATGTCACCCTCACCGTCGTCCCCACCGGGCACGCGGTGTCGGAGGCCGCGCGGCGGGCGCTACGGCCGGTCGGTGTAGGGGAGTGGGCGGATGCCGAGGACACCGGGGACGTCGAGAACACCGAGGGCTACCGGGGCGATCGTGACGGCGAGGACATCGTGTACCTCGTCTACACCTCCGGCACCACCGGCAGGCCCAAGGGCGTCATGGTGCGCCGCGCCGGGCTGCGCAACTTCGTCGCAAACACGGTGGAGGTCTTCGAACTGACGCGTAAGACACGGGCGTTGTGCGTCTCGCCGTTCCACTTCGACGGCGCGTTCGGCAGCATCTTCTCCGTCCTCTCCGTCGGCGGCTCGCTCGTCGTGGCCGGGCACGGGCCGCTGCTGCCCGGCGACTTCTTCCGGCTCCTGCTGAGCGAGGGCATCACGCACACCTCGTTCTCCCCGAGCCTGCTGCGCCTGCTGACCTCGGGCCGCGACCTGCCGAGGCTCGCGGAGTCGCGGCTGCGCACCGTCGGCCTCGGCGGGGAGGACTGCACGCCGCAGCAGATAGCCAAGCTGCTCGAACACCGGCCGGGGCTGAGGGTGTTCAACCGGTACGGGCCCACCGAGACGACCGTCGTGGTCGCCACGCACCTGATCACCCGCGAGTGGTGCGCGTCCGGCCGCAAGATCCCGCTGGGCGCCCCGGACCACGGCGTCGGCTTCCACCTCGTGGACGCCGAGGGGAACCTCGTCACCGAGCCGGACACCCCCGGCGAGCTGTGCGTCAGCGGCGTACAGGTCATGGCCGGGTACTGGGGCGCCCCCGAGGTGACCCGGCAGGTGCTCCGCGACGACCTGGTGCCCGGCACCACCGTCTACCGCACCGGCGACCTGGTGCGGCGCACGCCGGACGGGCTCTACGTCTACCTCGACCGCGCCGACAACGTGGTGAAGCGCAACGGCAACCGCATCTCCATGACGGAGGTCACCGCCGCGCTGCTCGACGTGCCCGGCGTGGAGGACGCGGTGGCCCTCGTCGACCGGCCGGACGGCCGCACGCTGATCCGCGCCTTCGTCGTGGCACCCGGCCTGGACGCCGCGCCCGTACGCAAGGAACTGCTGCTGCGGGTGCCCGCCTACATGAGCCCGGACTCGCTCCACGTCGTCGCCGAGCTGCCCCGGCTCAGCGGCGGCAAGCCGGACGCCCGCCGCCTGCGCGCGCTCCTGTGA
- a CDS encoding HAD hydrolase-like protein: protein MLTGGARGALIDLDGTVHARGALLPGAAGAIDELRAQGVRLRFLTNTDSKTPETIRAELAALGLRVAASELFTPVAAAELLLAAEDADPFLVVGEEVGPVLAKFVRGGPPTHVVVGDCRDVLDYPLLDAAFRALRAGAGLIALQRGRYFKRADGDHLDTGAVVAALEYAAGTPARLVGKPSTDFFALALRSAGCEAAQCVVVGDDATTDIAGGLAIGARTVQVRTGKYADQRAAGEGPRAHDVIDGIADLPALLAAAGPLPQGAS from the coding sequence ATGCTGACGGGCGGGGCCCGCGGCGCGCTGATCGACCTCGACGGCACCGTCCACGCGCGCGGCGCGCTGCTGCCGGGCGCCGCCGGGGCCATCGACGAGCTGCGCGCGCAAGGCGTCCGGCTGCGCTTTTTGACCAACACCGACTCCAAGACGCCGGAGACCATCCGCGCCGAGCTGGCCGCACTCGGCCTGCGCGTGGCCGCCTCGGAGCTGTTCACCCCGGTCGCGGCGGCGGAGCTGCTGCTCGCCGCCGAGGACGCCGATCCCTTCCTCGTGGTCGGCGAGGAGGTCGGGCCCGTGCTCGCGAAGTTCGTGCGCGGCGGCCCGCCCACCCATGTCGTGGTGGGCGACTGCCGGGACGTCCTGGACTACCCGCTGCTCGACGCGGCCTTCCGCGCGCTGCGCGCCGGCGCCGGACTGATCGCGCTCCAGCGCGGCCGGTACTTCAAGCGGGCTGACGGCGACCACCTCGACACGGGCGCGGTCGTGGCGGCCCTGGAGTACGCGGCGGGCACCCCCGCGCGCCTGGTGGGCAAGCCGTCCACCGACTTCTTCGCGCTCGCGCTGCGCTCGGCCGGCTGCGAGGCCGCCCAGTGCGTCGTGGTCGGCGACGACGCCACCACCGACATCGCGGGCGGCCTCGCCATCGGCGCGCGCACCGTGCAGGTGCGCACGGGCAAGTACGCCGACCAGCGCGCCGCCGGGGAGGGCCCGCGGGCCCACGACGTGATCGACGGCATCGCGGACCTGCCCGCGCTGCTGGCGGCCGCCGGACCGCTCCCGCAGGGGGCGAGTTGA
- a CDS encoding ATP-grasp domain-containing protein encodes MTDARPHAVLINAAKIYPPRELARLSEFATVSVITMPMFAHRYEGIADVHLVDTLYHFDQVREAARTVYEKRGIDCVIGPAERSVPVAGLVRTWFGVPGIGFDTAMRFSNKHAMKRALRAAGLPVADWVSVPTIAELPRAQAELGGGPVVVKPVFGGGSQNTFVVGSPEQALALADAEEAAGLRSAGFPLIVERFIEIGTEYHCDGVLHEGKVLFSGVSHYLVPPLQEQFGAVAGSIALSPDAPEYGRIQELHRRATEALGLDSGVTHLEVIGSGDQLLIGEIACRPGGDGVTDLVRLQHGVDLWQAFTDTSAGRAPRVAPVTDPRTVVLVDLPLRSGKVTAVSAASDFTALPQVVEAESFVSAGDVVGDFRRGTAAVRVFLAAQDRAEVPALIDRLMDEFVLETE; translated from the coding sequence ATGACCGACGCCCGCCCACACGCCGTTCTGATCAACGCGGCGAAGATCTATCCCCCTCGGGAGTTGGCCCGGCTCTCCGAATTCGCCACCGTCTCGGTCATTACCATGCCGATGTTCGCCCACCGTTACGAAGGAATTGCTGATGTACACCTAGTGGACACTCTTTACCATTTCGACCAGGTACGTGAGGCCGCGCGCACGGTGTACGAGAAGCGGGGCATCGACTGCGTCATCGGACCGGCCGAGCGGAGCGTCCCGGTGGCCGGCCTGGTCCGCACCTGGTTCGGGGTGCCGGGCATCGGATTCGACACCGCGATGCGGTTCAGCAACAAGCACGCGATGAAGCGGGCGCTGCGCGCGGCCGGGCTGCCCGTGGCCGACTGGGTCTCGGTGCCCACGATCGCCGAACTGCCGCGCGCCCAGGCGGAGCTGGGCGGCGGGCCCGTCGTCGTCAAGCCGGTCTTCGGCGGCGGCAGCCAGAACACCTTCGTGGTCGGCTCGCCCGAGCAGGCGCTCGCCCTCGCCGACGCCGAGGAGGCGGCGGGCCTGCGGTCGGCCGGCTTCCCGCTGATCGTCGAGCGGTTCATCGAGATCGGCACCGAGTACCACTGCGACGGCGTCCTCCACGAGGGCAAGGTCCTCTTCTCCGGTGTCTCGCACTACCTCGTCCCGCCGCTCCAGGAGCAGTTCGGCGCGGTCGCCGGTTCGATCGCGCTCTCCCCGGACGCCCCCGAGTACGGCCGGATCCAGGAACTGCACCGCCGGGCCACCGAGGCACTGGGCCTCGACTCGGGCGTCACGCACCTCGAAGTCATCGGCAGCGGCGACCAGTTGCTGATCGGCGAGATCGCCTGCCGGCCCGGCGGCGACGGCGTGACCGACCTCGTGCGGCTCCAGCACGGCGTCGACCTGTGGCAGGCCTTCACCGACACCTCCGCGGGCCGCGCGCCGCGCGTCGCCCCCGTCACCGACCCGCGCACCGTCGTCCTCGTCGACCTGCCGCTGCGCTCCGGCAAGGTCACCGCGGTCAGCGCCGCGTCGGACTTCACGGCGCTGCCGCAGGTCGTCGAGGCCGAGTCGTTCGTCTCGGCCGGCGACGTGGTGGGCGACTTCCGGCGGGGCACGGCGGCGGTCCGCGTCTTCCTCGCGGCACAGGACCGGGCCGAGGTGCCCGCGCTCATCGACCGTCTGATGGACGAGTTCGTCCTGGAGACGGAGTGA
- a CDS encoding alkaline phosphatase family protein has protein sequence MTVYWLVWDAAAHWIVDRLDAEGELPHVRRLRSRGVWAAARPPAPNCQTPPSLATLFTGVWPQEHGVTGFRVPSPSGPGDSVSGFARSACLRPAVWETAGRAGLRTAAVHAPWIADTVTAGGEPPAWLDGAIEAFSTRLARHGTYEVGAAPLTFAVAHHTLTAAADATGIRVRGAHDETYVEDDWTALTLGDGVGIWLRQARAGGRRLLLHTGAWVPRTVGHDSVLLAELGAAPLFAGEGLGSCYRSGMFGPRLIDGGDGGDGTAEELFLSSVDRVGRGFEATVARVLAHHRSDLVVMYLPSTDDVGHELLGWCDARSDAHRPDVAPEVWRHIARCYRHADAVLGRVLDRAGPGDTVVLGADHGMAGTAWTLHPDQLLLDAGLAVSDGAGRVDPARSAAYYHPVNNGSVWINGRAGYGGSASPDEIRDLALRVGELFAPVRAPGTGRPLVHEVRPSPDGRVVDLLLDADCLPSASLDRAGRPVSPAAKPGAHITNAGDDRLHAVFAAAGPGLARGEDLGVIDNTWPAELVLEHLTASLPDRTARRV, from the coding sequence TTGACCGTCTACTGGCTGGTCTGGGACGCCGCCGCGCACTGGATCGTGGACCGCCTGGACGCGGAGGGCGAGCTGCCCCACGTACGGAGGCTGCGGAGCCGCGGCGTGTGGGCCGCGGCCCGGCCGCCCGCGCCCAACTGCCAGACACCGCCGTCGCTCGCCACCCTGTTCACCGGCGTCTGGCCGCAGGAGCACGGCGTCACCGGCTTCCGGGTGCCGAGCCCCAGCGGCCCGGGCGACTCCGTGTCCGGCTTCGCCCGCTCGGCGTGCCTGCGGCCCGCGGTGTGGGAGACGGCGGGCCGCGCCGGGCTGCGCACCGCGGCCGTGCACGCGCCGTGGATCGCGGACACCGTCACCGCCGGGGGCGAGCCGCCCGCCTGGCTGGACGGGGCGATCGAGGCCTTCAGCACCCGCCTGGCCCGGCACGGCACGTACGAGGTGGGCGCGGCACCGCTGACCTTCGCCGTGGCGCACCACACGCTCACGGCGGCCGCCGACGCCACCGGGATCCGGGTGCGCGGCGCCCACGACGAGACGTACGTCGAGGACGACTGGACGGCGCTGACCCTGGGCGACGGCGTCGGCATCTGGCTGCGGCAGGCCCGCGCGGGCGGGCGGCGGCTGCTGCTGCACACCGGTGCGTGGGTGCCGCGGACCGTCGGGCACGATTCGGTACTCCTCGCGGAGCTGGGCGCGGCCCCGCTCTTCGCCGGGGAGGGGCTCGGCTCGTGCTATCGCAGCGGGATGTTCGGGCCGCGACTCATCGACGGCGGCGACGGCGGCGACGGCACCGCCGAGGAGCTGTTCCTGTCGTCGGTGGACCGCGTCGGCCGGGGCTTCGAGGCCACCGTGGCCCGCGTCCTCGCGCACCACCGCAGTGACCTCGTGGTGATGTACCTGCCGTCCACCGACGACGTCGGGCACGAACTGCTCGGCTGGTGCGACGCGCGCAGCGACGCCCACCGCCCCGACGTGGCGCCCGAGGTGTGGCGGCACATCGCCCGCTGCTACCGGCACGCCGACGCGGTGCTCGGTCGCGTCCTGGACCGGGCGGGGCCGGGGGACACCGTCGTCCTCGGCGCCGACCACGGCATGGCGGGCACGGCCTGGACGCTCCACCCCGATCAGCTGCTGCTCGACGCGGGCCTGGCCGTCAGCGACGGCGCGGGCCGTGTCGACCCGGCCCGCTCGGCCGCCTACTACCACCCCGTGAACAACGGCTCGGTGTGGATCAACGGCAGGGCGGGGTACGGAGGTTCGGCCTCGCCGGACGAGATACGCGACCTCGCCCTGCGGGTGGGGGAGCTGTTCGCCCCGGTGCGCGCGCCGGGCACGGGACGGCCCCTGGTCCACGAGGTACGGCCGTCGCCGGACGGCCGCGTCGTCGACCTGCTGCTGGACGCGGACTGCCTTCCCTCGGCCTCGCTCGACCGCGCGGGGCGGCCGGTGAGCCCCGCGGCCAAGCCCGGCGCCCACATCACCAACGCGGGCGACGACCGCCTGCACGCCGTGTTCGCGGCGGCGGGCCCGGGCCTCGCGCGCGGCGAGGACCTGGGCGTGATCGACAACACCTGGCCGGCCGAGCTGGTTCTCGAGCACCTGACGGCCTCCCTTCCCGACCGGACTGCGAGACGCGTATGA
- a CDS encoding ATP-grasp domain-containing protein, which translates to MRVLVLQQPSSVAPFESWLQEAAPDVEVRMITGAGTARPDDSVARGVRREVLDDYHAPATTRRIHEVCAEWKPDVIFSNAEADVLRAAEARTLFGIEGTTSSAAVLYRDKVLMKKLFAGIRVDGTEVPAVEYRAPSSGEDVLAACEEWGPVVLKPRDGSGSVSVLVLDTPAEAVERLAERPELLTELHRSQLILERFVEGDVYHVDILVRDGAPILVSPSRYLHPPHLFARHNVGSVMVDADSPDHRFLRRYAEELTARVGAAHRPNILHLELYRTPDGRFLAGEIACRGGGALVKESMRHTYGVDQAWAACLLSAGLLRGTTYLERVGPQSGWLLETAAPLEYDAAAPPAWVALAKGTRRSDTASSSVDAGLSFVVEGADRAEIEARMESLHAAV; encoded by the coding sequence ATGCGCGTCCTAGTCCTGCAACAGCCCAGTTCCGTCGCGCCGTTCGAGTCCTGGCTCCAGGAAGCCGCGCCGGACGTCGAGGTCCGCATGATCACCGGGGCCGGTACGGCACGGCCCGACGATTCCGTGGCGCGCGGTGTGCGGCGCGAAGTGCTCGACGACTACCACGCGCCCGCGACCACCCGCCGCATCCACGAGGTGTGCGCCGAGTGGAAACCGGACGTGATCTTCTCCAATGCCGAGGCCGACGTGCTCAGGGCCGCCGAGGCCCGCACGCTCTTCGGCATCGAGGGCACCACGTCGTCGGCGGCCGTGCTCTACCGCGACAAGGTGCTGATGAAGAAGCTCTTCGCCGGCATCCGCGTCGACGGCACCGAGGTGCCGGCCGTGGAGTACCGCGCGCCGAGCAGCGGCGAGGACGTCCTGGCGGCCTGCGAGGAGTGGGGGCCGGTCGTCCTGAAGCCGCGCGACGGCTCGGGCTCGGTGAGCGTGCTGGTCCTGGACACGCCCGCGGAGGCGGTGGAACGCCTCGCCGAGCGGCCCGAGCTGCTCACCGAACTGCACCGCTCCCAGCTGATCCTCGAACGCTTCGTCGAGGGCGACGTCTACCACGTGGACATCCTGGTCAGGGACGGCGCCCCGATCCTCGTGTCGCCCTCGCGCTACCTCCACCCGCCGCACCTGTTCGCGCGGCACAACGTCGGCTCCGTCATGGTCGACGCCGACTCCCCCGACCACCGCTTCCTGCGCCGCTACGCCGAGGAGCTGACCGCCCGGGTCGGCGCGGCGCACCGGCCCAACATCCTGCACCTGGAGCTGTACCGCACCCCGGACGGCCGCTTCCTCGCCGGTGAGATCGCCTGCCGGGGCGGCGGCGCCCTGGTCAAGGAGTCCATGCGCCACACGTACGGCGTCGACCAGGCCTGGGCGGCCTGTCTGCTCAGCGCCGGGCTGCTGCGCGGCACGACGTACCTGGAGCGCGTCGGACCGCAGTCCGGCTGGCTCCTGGAGACCGCGGCCCCGCTGGAGTACGACGCGGCGGCGCCCCCCGCGTGGGTGGCCCTCGCCAAGGGCACGCGCCGGTCCGACACCGCGTCGTCGTCGGTGGACGCGGGGCTGAGCTTCGTCGTGGAGGGCGCGGACCGCGCCGAGATCGAGGCCCGCATGGAGAGCCTGCACGCAGCGGTCTGA
- a CDS encoding ATP-binding protein, translated as MSAAGAAGALRVAVIGLSGSGKSTCAGIVREWAAERGLTVTRVPLARPLYAMQERFYEAAGVPLREGAQDQVLLEAIATQLRRINPRCLVDDFLARADAAARDGADVLINDDLRDPHTDAPALRAEGFRVVRVSCDEAVRQVRLKRRGDLSRADGSTSAIDRIEPDAVLDNSADDLSAYRAAVRDLMGSWL; from the coding sequence GTGAGCGCGGCCGGCGCCGCCGGGGCGCTGCGCGTCGCCGTGATCGGGCTCTCCGGATCCGGGAAGTCCACCTGCGCGGGGATCGTCAGGGAGTGGGCCGCCGAACGCGGCCTCACCGTCACCCGCGTCCCCCTCGCGCGGCCCCTGTACGCCATGCAGGAACGGTTCTACGAGGCCGCGGGCGTCCCCCTGCGCGAGGGCGCCCAGGACCAGGTGCTCCTGGAGGCGATCGCCACCCAGCTGCGCCGCATCAACCCGCGCTGCCTCGTCGACGACTTCCTCGCCCGCGCCGACGCCGCCGCGCGGGACGGCGCCGACGTACTGATCAACGACGACCTGCGCGACCCGCACACCGACGCGCCCGCGCTGCGCGCCGAGGGCTTCCGCGTGGTGCGCGTCAGCTGTGACGAGGCGGTGCGGCAGGTCCGCCTGAAGCGGCGCGGCGACCTCTCGCGCGCCGACGGGTCCACCTCGGCCATCGACCGGATCGAACCGGACGCCGTCCTCGACAACAGCGCAGATGATCTGTCCGCCTACCGCGCCGCCGTGCGGGACCTGATGGGGAGTTGGCTGTGA
- a CDS encoding PEP/pyruvate-binding domain-containing protein, whose translation MNPNSYNFRLGKQLRVYTRMPLDPRSPNEYEELEIPDEGYVLEPGRLYLAHTEEVLGGRCYAPTFAARSSVARLGLFINLSASLGDIGYEGQWTLQLYSMNRVRVYHGMNIGQMMWWRPQGDVQLYDGKYQGSVGPRASDIHRDFEKNLARHRLPGLEMTPDPTQVGAKFASLATASASYPVPTAFAIPAPELAAAIDADSRARLGELFSELRATVGAFFTESMDRIGEIVAHTHLPQETERLITERLKDLFGDSLAGRTFAVRSSGLDEDTAEGSLAGVHQSLLGVEGVAGVIAAVEECRRSYYAPPAVAARVRAGDFDPLPRFAVFVQEMVDPRLAGVAFTGLDGDGRDVTVEYVEGLAEELVSGTAEPLRASSDPRVLAGLPDEHRDALTDVVRLARALRAERGHDVDVEWAVDASGVRVLQVRPVTARRTVAATTPAGELWTARLYFDELPTGARLHDVEEVYAGYTAKRGPAHRLAAAHGVPVGAGWVVGFSPRALRGPEVAARLAATLAEGHSAECVLDFGDTLRQIVVPKDQVVARLLDVTGGGSAGSGEHTVLIRDFVRGQLGVISRSAGDGLVVEYTPDGLLALNRGTAGAQAVVVDADGAVTAPHDAEPVVRHLDTVRRLTAAMQEKYGDVTLEWVLDDGALLFVDYSVLGSDSVVVGAAGASISPGGASGPLLTLDDDEMLARLSVGPAVSIDKSRDVSEYEGLSRLIDKVSALPEPPVIRVARPYAVLSVLLDRAAGFVFDQGSALCHLAILLREAGVPAVAAAGLGAFPDGAQAVIADGSVTVASVARSKHV comes from the coding sequence GTGAACCCGAACAGCTATAACTTCCGGCTCGGCAAGCAACTGCGCGTGTACACCCGGATGCCGCTCGATCCCCGGTCCCCCAATGAGTACGAGGAACTGGAGATCCCGGACGAGGGCTACGTCCTGGAGCCCGGCCGCCTCTACCTCGCGCACACCGAGGAGGTCCTGGGCGGGCGCTGCTACGCGCCGACGTTCGCCGCCCGCTCCTCCGTCGCCCGGCTCGGCCTGTTCATCAACCTCTCCGCGAGCCTCGGCGACATCGGCTACGAGGGCCAGTGGACGCTCCAGCTCTACTCGATGAACCGGGTCCGTGTGTACCACGGCATGAACATCGGCCAGATGATGTGGTGGCGCCCGCAGGGAGACGTCCAGTTGTACGACGGCAAGTACCAGGGCTCGGTCGGGCCGCGCGCCAGCGACATCCACCGGGACTTCGAGAAGAATCTGGCCCGCCACCGCCTGCCCGGCCTGGAGATGACCCCGGACCCCACCCAGGTCGGCGCGAAGTTCGCGTCCCTGGCGACGGCCTCCGCGTCCTACCCGGTGCCGACCGCCTTCGCGATCCCCGCCCCCGAACTGGCCGCGGCGATCGACGCCGACTCCCGGGCCCGGCTCGGCGAGCTCTTCAGCGAACTGCGGGCCACCGTCGGCGCGTTCTTCACCGAGTCCATGGACCGCATCGGCGAGATCGTCGCGCACACCCACCTGCCCCAGGAGACCGAGCGGCTGATCACCGAGCGGCTCAAGGACCTGTTCGGGGACAGCCTGGCGGGCCGCACGTTCGCCGTACGCTCCTCGGGCCTCGACGAGGACACCGCCGAAGGCAGCCTGGCCGGCGTCCACCAGAGCCTGCTCGGCGTCGAGGGCGTGGCGGGGGTCATCGCCGCCGTCGAGGAGTGCCGGCGCTCCTACTACGCGCCGCCCGCCGTCGCCGCCCGCGTGCGCGCCGGGGACTTCGACCCGCTGCCCCGCTTCGCCGTCTTCGTCCAGGAGATGGTCGACCCACGTCTGGCCGGCGTGGCCTTCACCGGCCTGGACGGCGACGGGCGGGACGTCACCGTCGAGTACGTCGAGGGCCTGGCCGAGGAGTTGGTGTCCGGCACCGCCGAACCGCTGCGCGCCTCCAGCGACCCCCGCGTCCTCGCCGGGCTGCCCGACGAGCACCGCGACGCGCTGACCGACGTCGTCCGCCTCGCCCGCGCGCTGCGCGCCGAGCGCGGCCACGACGTGGACGTGGAATGGGCCGTCGACGCCTCGGGCGTACGCGTCCTCCAGGTGCGTCCGGTCACCGCCCGGCGGACCGTCGCCGCCACCACGCCCGCCGGTGAACTGTGGACGGCCCGCCTGTACTTCGACGAACTTCCCACCGGGGCCCGGCTGCACGACGTGGAGGAGGTCTACGCCGGCTACACCGCCAAGCGCGGCCCGGCCCACCGTCTCGCCGCCGCCCACGGGGTGCCGGTCGGCGCGGGCTGGGTGGTCGGCTTCTCGCCCCGGGCGCTGCGCGGCCCCGAGGTCGCCGCGCGCCTGGCCGCGACGCTCGCCGAGGGGCACAGCGCCGAGTGCGTCCTGGACTTCGGCGACACGCTGCGCCAGATCGTCGTTCCCAAGGACCAGGTGGTGGCCCGGCTCCTGGACGTGACCGGCGGCGGCTCCGCCGGGAGCGGCGAACACACCGTGCTCATACGGGACTTCGTCCGGGGTCAGCTCGGCGTCATCTCCCGGTCGGCGGGCGACGGACTGGTCGTCGAGTACACACCGGACGGGCTGCTCGCCCTCAACCGCGGCACCGCCGGCGCCCAGGCGGTCGTCGTCGACGCGGACGGCGCCGTCACCGCCCCCCACGACGCCGAGCCGGTGGTGCGCCACCTCGACACCGTGCGGCGGCTGACCGCCGCCATGCAGGAGAAGTACGGCGACGTCACCCTGGAGTGGGTGCTCGACGACGGTGCCCTGCTCTTCGTCGACTACTCCGTGCTCGGCAGCGACAGCGTCGTCGTGGGCGCCGCGGGCGCGTCCATCTCACCCGGCGGCGCGAGCGGCCCGCTGCTCACCCTCGACGACGACGAGATGCTCGCGCGCCTCTCGGTCGGCCCCGCGGTGAGCATCGACAAATCCCGTGACGTCTCCGAGTACGAGGGGCTGTCCCGTCTCATCGACAAGGTCTCGGCGCTGCCGGAACCGCCGGTGATCCGGGTCGCCCGCCCCTACGCCGTGCTGTCCGTGCTGCTCGACCGCGCCGCCGGGTTCGTCTTCGACCAGGGCTCCGCCCTGTGCCACCTCGCCATCCTGCTGCGCGAGGCGGGGGTGCCCGCCGTGGCGGCCGCGGGCCTCGGCGCGTTCCCCGACGGGGCGCAGGCCGTCATCGCCGACGGCTCCGTCACCGTCGCCTCGGTCGCAAGGAGCAAGCATGTCTGA